Part of the Phaseolus vulgaris cultivar G19833 unplaced genomic scaffold, P. vulgaris v2.0 scaffold_94, whole genome shotgun sequence genome, agtcaacgcccggatacgggacggtacacaagtcccccagtcttaagccgaagacttgtcttcagcgtcaagactaaagcctcgcccacgccgtccacgtgccatcctgaagacgtgtcattctctgctgactctgCAACTCTTCGAATTATTGACGCGACCTTTTCTGAACcgcaggggtattcttaatgactgattggacattccctgaaatgaggatgataacaccctttgggctacccttgatcgcgcgccacgagGCCCATCGCGCGGCCATCTTCCAgggacctttgcgtttcccttggCCAATTaatcctctgacgcgtggcacgATCCCACGGCCCTAGGTTAGCGCCTCtcgagttgcgaaatgtaacgtttaagttactccaaaccccgcgctcaccctactgttacattcattcactctgcaactccgcactgttcaACACCTCCAAAACCCCTTTCCTCTGCAATCGCGATTCCCTCCTTGCTACGCTCGTCTACTGCCTCCGTTCTAATAACAAAGGTACGATCTCGAGTattcacgactcttccctttcgtcgcattataggattcattgaactgcctgggactgttgctATTCTCGTTATTACTGCATTTctccgcttcttcttcctcctctgatttctctcgcgtgggtgacgcttcctggggtcctttccccttcttgccatggctaaacttgctaaaccctttttcttctcttctttctccagctatctattttcaccatgacgcgcgcgaacgtGGAGCCTGATTCTTCTCCCACGACCCCctagtccaactacaaagccttctacccctgggcccccgacgagctcctgagtgaatgcaccagccggacttccttccaggacctgaaggctcaccggggggatccccatttgtacaactttaacgccttctgccgcacccacgacgcccacatatccgtctgtcccggcaggcctggggaacctgtttgtttgaacgacagacctagaaaggggaaacccttcttcttcatgtaccagaccgtgttcaagcgcgttggagtgcgtctcccattcactcccttcgaacgggagcttCTCACTGAGatcaacactgcccccgcccagcttcatcccaacagttgggcattcgtgcggggctttcaaattctttgtggatacctgGGCATTCCCCCTTCTGTAGAtatcttcctgcatttctttgaggtgaagaaacaggggaaaagcttctgggtaagcttttccgggatcgtaGGTAGGATCCTCCtatccctcttccagaattcttacaagaattggaaagggaaattcttcagggtgtgcagcgccaagcacgatcccacaactttggatggcttccccctttactggacggaacgccctaaattgctcagggccaagaccctggaagagctatctcccgccgatagggaggtaagcaaagccttggctgggttggggatcgtttttgataccttgaagctggtcgctagcgagtacaatgctcacgccctgaccacctacttcggtaaggggctctcccctcatccTTTTGTTGTGAACAGCTTGCTATCGAACATTGGTTCCCCTGGACTCTTATACTCATTTTATAGTGTGCTATGTTGCTTGCATTTCACGCCTCCATGGGTGTTGTAATTTTGCATAGTTACTTTGGTCTTAATTCTTGCTGTTTGGTCtatcttgatgtaggatcggtgatgggcgcttctaagagaatgatgctggtgaaggcaatgaaggaggcacgcgccgccaaggcgggcgcctcctccacccctgtCGCCGATCCTGTTCCCCCACCGACCCTGTCACCGCCACCTCCCATCACTGCTGAAGCTCCCTCTAACCCATCTCCGTCATCTCCACCGGGCCCTGAAGCGCTTCCAACTCCCAACTCTCCTTCGcctatcgccgccgttcccctagctgcAGCCTCGTCACCGGTTCCAACCCctcttgacaaagggaaaagggttttggagattctatcagatgatgaggactcgaaaggcgtggcacccttcagaagaagaaaatccgcgcgggttcctcttctggtggAGACGccgccgcagggagggaaccccttcatggataaCCCTCCAAgtgcaacctcactccctcccatgactcttcaagaggaaaggggcgaaggcgccgaatctgccccgcctccacCGCCGCCTCCACCGCCGCCAGAAACCATTGCTTCCCCCGCTCCcgacgctgccgcccccgatttcatcgccatccctcctccaatcatgcatctgatgaggggtttcagtggcgggactatgccagagggtaccgacaggagggaaggcatgcctttctacttgggggccttcttggcggtggctcttgaatggcgcgcccaggccagaaacgcggtcctgcaagcccaaactctccaggccttggaaacaaaggcaactaccctggaagaggaaatgaggaccctggggcgcCAGAACGAAGCTTATCAAACTTCTCTGAAACAAATGAAAGAGTCCAAGGCcgaaactgagaggcaactggccgaggcattggagctccaggctggtcTTTATACTCGTGAAGTCGCCCTCCAGGTCCAGGAGGCTCTAGAGAAGCAGGTGGCGTCTGGGATGCCGCtgttgaggagctggagaaggagaaaaagtcccttatccaggagatggcgggtactttcgaagaggggttccaagaggcacTAACCCAGACGTCctgtgagaaccctggcatcaatatttcaaactgcgaccccatgcaccatgtcgtcgacgggaaggtcgtgcccatggacgtggatgactgaaccgctgcctctcaaccgccaccttcaGCTTCACACTTAACGGCTTTATACTTTACCTTCgtttttgattttatctgttAAAATTTGTAACTCTTTGAACTACccgcactcttgttactgatttggggcGTTCGCATGATTCCCTTTATGTCTTTGCCATATACGATTCCGCTTgtgcgatctcattctcatcttttaTCTTCGCGTGCTTCGATcattttatctgtgttctgcccatttctttcatTTCGTTGGGCGGCTTTGTATGACCGAGAAAGGTCATGTGTttctaacaccgaaacggttctctccctgattcttagcccccggcgcccacgcctaaggagaggcctgctacagcagtgccgtatcgtccccgggtgtctaaaacgtcgagtgctttgggggggggggtctgttccctccatggtctttccttcccataggtatcggggaacgccctgctagtgattcgctggcgtttggcggtctcgtctccctccgcagtctttcctacctgtgggtatcggggaggcgacgcctgtgactaactttgctttctttggtctcgtctccctccacagtcttccctacctgtgggtatctgGGAAGCGACGCCAGCAATTAACTCTGCTTCCttcactttcgtctccctccacagtctttcctacctgtgggtatcggggaggcgacgcccgtgacgtctcacgctggcgtcgcccttcacACCCTTCCGGGTGACGCCTCGGGCGTTTCCTTTActttgacattga contains:
- the LOC137817503 gene encoding uncharacterized protein, which translates into the protein MGASKRMMLVKAMKEARAAKAGASSTPVADPVPPPTLSPPPPITAEAPSNPSPSSPPGPEALPTPNSPSPIAAVPLAAASSPVPTPLDKGKRVLEILSDDEDSKGVAPFRRRKSARVPLLVETPPQGGNPFMDNPPSATSLPPMTLQEERGEGAESAPPPPPPPPPPETIASPAPDAAAPDFIAIPPPIMHLMR